The following proteins are co-located in the Paenibacillus sp. JNUCC32 genome:
- a CDS encoding GntR family transcriptional regulator, with protein MNEPKYMTVKQALLHQIQVGKLRPGDKLPNEEDLMKQFHVSGITIRKAMTELANEGAITRIKRKGSFVNGAQAADHSSHLIAFILSAEDNYDVSYMKIIKGAQQVAAEFNYSLIVEWSNENLAVEQSSIQKMLDRKVDGFLIYPFDPIQSKDNYLIIEQNNIPYLLVDRYNVDHPSYFSGSNNYDGAILATRELMRLKHTKIKFASYHFFLHSEQERFAGYCSAMRQAGFSVTDDNLLTRVDYDALADSILKRDVTALFCCNDKLAIEMIEKLTDRRVRIPQDVSIMGFDDWDHSSNLSIGLSTVRQDFEEIGRNAANLLHQVILGKTHGRNTKILSGVSLVIRESTCENPYA; from the coding sequence GTGAACGAGCCGAAGTACATGACGGTTAAACAAGCGCTGCTGCATCAGATTCAAGTCGGCAAGCTTCGACCTGGCGATAAACTGCCGAATGAAGAAGACCTGATGAAACAATTTCATGTAAGCGGAATAACGATTCGAAAAGCGATGACGGAGCTGGCAAACGAAGGCGCAATCACCCGAATCAAAAGAAAAGGCTCTTTTGTAAACGGAGCTCAAGCCGCGGACCATTCGAGTCACTTGATCGCGTTTATCTTATCGGCAGAGGACAATTACGATGTATCGTATATGAAAATCATCAAAGGCGCGCAGCAAGTGGCAGCCGAATTCAATTACTCCTTAATCGTGGAATGGAGCAATGAAAATTTGGCCGTTGAACAATCATCCATTCAGAAAATGCTGGACCGGAAAGTCGACGGCTTCTTGATTTATCCGTTCGATCCGATCCAGAGCAAGGATAACTACCTAATCATCGAACAAAACAACATCCCCTATCTGTTGGTAGACCGGTACAATGTGGATCATCCCAGCTATTTTTCCGGAAGCAACAACTACGACGGGGCGATCCTGGCCACCCGGGAGCTGATGCGTCTGAAGCACACCAAAATAAAGTTTGCAAGCTATCACTTCTTTCTTCACTCCGAGCAGGAGCGGTTCGCCGGCTACTGCAGTGCCATGCGTCAGGCAGGATTTTCGGTAACCGACGATAACTTGCTGACCCGCGTGGACTATGACGCACTAGCCGACAGTATTTTGAAGCGGGATGTTACCGCTTTGTTTTGCTGCAATGACAAACTTGCCATAGAAATGATCGAGAAGCTGACCGACCGCCGCGTTAGAATTCCGCAGGATGTTTCCATTATGGGATTCGACGATTGGGACCATTCCAGCAACCTATCGATCGGACTGTCTACCGTCCGGCAAGATTTCGAGGAAATCGGCAGAAACGCTGCGAATTTACTTCACCAGGTTATTCTAGGCAAAACTCATGGACGCAACACGAAAATATTGTCGGGTGTTTCTTTGGTGATCCGGGAGTCTACTTGCGAGAACCCTTATGCCTAA
- a CDS encoding ABC transporter permease translates to MRMFRDLVKNRGLYTMAIPGIIFLVVFSYIPLSGHLLAFKDFQISKGIWGSDWVGLDNFRFFFSNRDWIQVTVNTVYLNALFIIFEMAFALLIALFLNEIRLKWFKRTIQSVVFLPYFISWVVVGYMTFILFNNTDGLINRVLSMSGLQAVDWYQTPWVWPIILTITRIWKSAGYYSIILLAAITGFSSDYYESARLDGATRLQQMKYITLPLLKPQIIILVLLGVGRIFYGDFGMIYGIIGDNGILFPTTDVIDTYSYRALRQLGNFSMSSAIVFYQSIMGLIAVVSFNALVRRIDKDSRLF, encoded by the coding sequence TTGAGAATGTTCAGGGATCTTGTAAAGAACCGGGGCTTGTATACGATGGCGATACCGGGAATCATCTTTCTCGTTGTCTTCTCCTATATTCCTCTGTCCGGACATCTGCTAGCGTTCAAGGACTTTCAGATCAGCAAAGGCATATGGGGCAGTGATTGGGTGGGGCTGGACAACTTCCGCTTCTTTTTCTCCAATCGGGATTGGATTCAAGTTACGGTCAATACGGTTTATTTAAATGCGCTGTTCATTATTTTCGAAATGGCCTTTGCGCTTCTCATTGCGCTGTTCTTGAACGAGATTCGCTTGAAATGGTTTAAACGTACGATCCAATCCGTCGTCTTCCTTCCTTATTTCATTTCCTGGGTCGTCGTTGGGTATATGACATTCATTCTATTCAACAATACGGACGGTCTGATTAACCGTGTGCTGAGCATGAGCGGACTTCAAGCCGTCGATTGGTACCAGACCCCGTGGGTGTGGCCGATTATTCTAACCATAACGCGAATCTGGAAGAGTGCCGGTTACTACTCGATTATTCTGCTCGCTGCCATAACCGGTTTCTCCTCCGACTATTATGAGAGCGCCCGCCTGGACGGAGCCACGAGGCTGCAGCAGATGAAATACATTACGCTGCCTTTGCTGAAGCCGCAAATCATCATTCTCGTCCTCTTGGGAGTCGGACGGATTTTCTACGGGGATTTCGGCATGATCTACGGAATTATCGGGGACAACGGGATTCTATTTCCGACGACCGATGTCATCGATACATATTCCTATCGGGCGTTAAGGCAGCTTGGTAATTTCAGCATGTCATCGGCTATCGTGTTCTATCAGTCCATTATGGGGCTTATCGCCGTCGTTTCGTTTAATGCGCTGGTTCGGAGAATCGATAAAGACTCCAGATTATTTTAA
- a CDS encoding carbohydrate ABC transporter permease yields MNRPVALIPPPRVRRTNRFSDKMAVFLFGLFLILFALVCLFPFWLMVINSFSSTRSLAVNGYSVWPDEFTLESYRFLLQGKQMFTSYGVTIAVTAIGTVIGLVVTALFAYVLAHPKNRYGGFLSFMTYVPMVFGSGLVGFYLLVVQWLHLKDTLWALVLPYVMNPFFAFILVSFYRSLPYELNESANMDGAGEWTIFFKIIRPISTPVIATISLFYALQYWNDWWLSLLFIDNSDMYPLQLLLRQLMSQMQLTSLNHGNVLTLPPAEGVKLATVCLTIGPIILVYPMVQKYFAKGLTLGSVKG; encoded by the coding sequence ATGAATCGTCCGGTTGCTCTGATCCCGCCCCCACGAGTCCGACGGACAAACAGATTCTCCGATAAAATGGCGGTGTTCTTGTTCGGGCTGTTTTTGATTCTATTTGCGCTGGTTTGTTTGTTTCCTTTTTGGCTGATGGTCATCAATTCGTTCTCCAGCACCCGAAGCTTGGCGGTGAACGGATACTCCGTATGGCCGGATGAATTTACGCTGGAGTCGTATCGTTTCCTCCTCCAGGGCAAGCAAATGTTTACCAGCTATGGCGTCACCATTGCGGTAACAGCCATCGGAACCGTAATCGGCCTCGTTGTCACCGCGTTGTTTGCATACGTGCTGGCCCATCCGAAGAACCGGTACGGCGGCTTCCTCTCGTTCATGACCTACGTGCCGATGGTCTTCGGCTCGGGGCTCGTCGGCTTCTATCTTCTGGTCGTTCAATGGCTGCATCTGAAAGATACGTTGTGGGCGCTTGTGCTCCCTTACGTCATGAATCCGTTCTTTGCGTTTATCTTAGTCTCGTTCTATCGCTCGTTGCCTTATGAGCTGAACGAATCGGCTAACATGGACGGCGCCGGAGAGTGGACGATCTTCTTCAAAATTATCCGGCCGATCTCAACGCCGGTTATTGCGACGATCAGCTTGTTCTACGCGCTGCAATATTGGAACGATTGGTGGCTGTCGCTTCTGTTTATCGACAACAGCGATATGTACCCGCTGCAGCTGCTTCTTCGGCAGCTCATGTCGCAGATGCAGCTCACGTCGCTCAATCACGGGAATGTGCTGACGCTGCCGCCGGCGGAAGGGGTCAAGTTGGCAACGGTTTGCCTGACGATCGGCCCGATTATACTCGTCTATCCGATGGTTCAGAAATATTTCGCCAAAGGTCTGACCCTCGGCTCGGTGAAAGGTTAA
- a CDS encoding SGNH/GDSL hydrolase family protein gives MLEFSFAEFARLMGRFDLTEREKPRCAWVNSAVFLAFRGTAVSMTAEDSDGQDYVEIVVDGVARNWINLKKGVHQYIIEQGLPEGEHTLEIHKRTGILTGSIAFHQFSLPDGGSFLAPPAAKPLRLEYFGDSITDGAGIGHPHVLAEAPHLDDGYMSYVGISGRMLNAEYHTMAICGIGVWQDAVGNKQGLPEHFSGTLGKGTAPWDFSRYTPDGVVINLGQNDYSTPIDDEAYIAAYIEFIQVILEKYNDPYVFCCVGTMNNNYLASVNKVVSYFSQSGNGKVFVVDLGLIHPEVEGWGGRYHPGYQTHYRMGLELASFISAKTGWELLKRPLIATECVF, from the coding sequence ATGTTGGAGTTTAGCTTTGCCGAATTTGCCAGGCTGATGGGGAGATTTGATCTGACCGAGAGAGAGAAGCCGAGATGCGCCTGGGTCAACAGCGCGGTTTTTCTTGCCTTCCGAGGTACGGCCGTCTCGATGACGGCTGAGGATTCCGACGGCCAGGATTACGTTGAAATCGTAGTGGACGGTGTCGCCCGTAATTGGATCAACTTGAAGAAGGGGGTTCATCAATACATAATCGAACAGGGACTGCCGGAGGGTGAACACACTTTAGAGATCCACAAGCGAACGGGAATCCTGACCGGAAGTATAGCATTTCATCAGTTTTCGCTGCCCGACGGCGGAAGCTTCCTTGCCCCGCCCGCGGCAAAACCACTCCGGCTTGAGTACTTCGGGGATTCCATCACGGATGGGGCAGGGATCGGCCATCCGCATGTGCTCGCTGAAGCTCCGCATCTTGACGACGGATACATGTCCTATGTCGGAATCAGCGGCAGAATGTTGAATGCGGAATATCATACGATGGCCATTTGCGGGATCGGCGTTTGGCAGGATGCGGTAGGGAACAAGCAAGGATTGCCGGAACATTTTTCGGGGACCCTCGGCAAAGGGACGGCGCCATGGGACTTTTCTCGGTATACTCCTGATGGAGTCGTCATTAATTTGGGCCAGAACGATTATTCGACGCCAATTGATGATGAGGCGTATATTGCCGCTTATATTGAATTCATCCAGGTTATCCTGGAAAAGTATAACGATCCCTACGTCTTTTGTTGTGTTGGAACCATGAATAACAACTATCTTGCCAGCGTGAATAAGGTCGTCTCCTATTTCAGTCAAAGCGGAAACGGGAAGGTATTCGTGGTTGATCTGGGGTTGATTCATCCGGAGGTGGAAGGATGGGGCGGCCGATATCATCCCGGCTATCAGACGCATTACCGAATGGGCTTGGAGCTTGCCTCTTTTATATCCGCCAAGACTGGTTGGGAATTGCTTAAGCGTCCGTTGATCGCCACGGAATGCGTGTTTTGA
- a CDS encoding SGNH/GDSL hydrolase family protein — translation MKFDFSISSLRHGLFHQEPDGISCFLPGSAITVRFHGREITAEIEDVNREGKSWLNVYIDDLPVRVMRIDPDNRLYQLADDLEDAPHTLTLQKRTEAAFGSIKFTDLTTENGAFLSPPAPLPHRLLVIGDSITCGFGNEAQIPCDCDASRENIALAYSSLTGQLLNAETLIVGASGTGCYQNFGGGKEGRMSDYFMKTICPDLDQEAMDPFHPEFVVVNLGTNDWSAPIEPADYLEQYRKMTGFIRNRYPSVPLFCAIGPMTLGPAPHLKALVKSLNEEGDDNIHFVEFPLIKRPEDGMGGCGHPSVKKHRQMAEHLAATIRQVCSLSPPSPAAART, via the coding sequence ATGAAATTCGACTTTTCGATTTCCAGTCTGAGACACGGGCTCTTTCATCAAGAGCCGGATGGCATCTCTTGTTTTCTTCCCGGCAGTGCGATAACCGTGCGCTTTCATGGACGGGAAATAACGGCCGAGATCGAGGATGTCAACAGAGAGGGGAAAAGCTGGCTTAACGTCTATATCGACGATCTTCCGGTAAGGGTGATGAGAATCGATCCGGATAACCGGCTGTACCAGCTTGCGGATGACCTTGAAGACGCGCCCCATACCTTAACGCTGCAGAAGCGTACGGAAGCGGCATTCGGCAGCATTAAATTTACCGATTTGACGACGGAGAACGGAGCTTTTCTGAGCCCGCCAGCCCCTCTTCCCCATCGTCTGCTCGTCATCGGCGATTCGATCACCTGCGGCTTCGGCAACGAAGCGCAGATTCCCTGCGACTGCGATGCTTCTCGCGAAAATATCGCGCTTGCTTACAGCTCGCTGACCGGTCAACTTCTGAATGCCGAAACATTGATTGTGGGCGCGTCCGGTACGGGATGCTATCAGAATTTCGGCGGTGGCAAGGAAGGCCGCATGTCGGATTATTTCATGAAAACCATCTGTCCTGATCTCGATCAAGAAGCCATGGACCCGTTTCATCCTGAGTTCGTTGTCGTAAATCTCGGGACCAATGATTGGTCCGCGCCCATCGAGCCTGCGGATTACCTTGAACAATATCGCAAAATGACGGGTTTTATTCGCAATAGATATCCGTCCGTCCCATTGTTCTGCGCAATCGGTCCGATGACCCTCGGCCCCGCCCCCCATTTGAAGGCTCTCGTCAAAAGCCTTAACGAAGAAGGCGACGACAATATTCATTTCGTCGAATTCCCGCTCATTAAACGGCCGGAAGACGGCATGGGAGGCTGTGGACACCCCTCCGTCAAGAAGCATCGGCAAATGGCCGAACACTTGGCTGCGACGATCCGTCAGGTTTGTTCCCTGTCCCCTCCTTCCCCGGCAGCTGCTAGAACATAA
- a CDS encoding AraC family transcriptional regulator produces MKIKPILQKTYFRTFLLLTTVLICSIIPFVYLLSAEFAKYTMLEVRSNSQNEVNNLASKAEMILGNLKANGLSMYADQNIQNWFFNTSNDPLINHAALVAQSNFMSTEPLIQRSYLINLKHDLVVDSKAGIVRNESFADQRMLERVESFHPQYLRFFNHSLDGSDSLALILPATPEKPSDYYLVLLVDKPLLSKLLFGQTVSSEQDIRILDEQGQLLLGASNPALSGLLYQASREQQVSDFQVRLPHQRWFVNTAKLTTENWSVYYSNEYHILTRHISLFQQKLITYTLLLLALLSLLFFWSSRRSLRSITFLSEKLKGKVAFANSTSDAKPDIQWIHDGIDMLLNNVEQLHESMRNQSELVRTELLAQWMLHGTPGTKSYEYIQTKTKLASCESLFLAVLRIEAYTVFCERYDFPSRKLIKYAIRNISEEVIGAGSYAAEGLDMGGDHIILVIGGHASGELQLQRLLEETQNQVACILNVDTTAAVSNAYDFGANIRNIYDHIYELTKLRFLNGEKQIFLESDYEEFMAGYPSASEALETAEIIKAIRRGRPETALVLLRQQMKHVHEMPYRDCKLNLTYFTYDLLKNFNKSSVLHEISSIQQLLERYSTLSEFQAWLESIVTMLASETEVPKSSSRKEEIVLEIKEYVDNHLQDAQLSIEQVADNFSFSVSYIRQLFKEIMNVSLSEYILQERIGRVKEKLTSSQLSVLEIADQCGFISKGHFFSAFKKFTNLTPKQYREIHGDSAGKDVASPSLSWRSGS; encoded by the coding sequence ATGAAGATCAAACCCATTTTACAGAAGACCTATTTTCGAACCTTTCTTTTACTGACCACCGTTCTGATCTGTTCCATTATTCCTTTCGTCTATTTACTTTCTGCGGAATTCGCAAAATATACCATGCTGGAGGTTCGCAGCAATTCGCAGAACGAAGTCAACAACCTGGCTTCGAAGGCCGAAATGATTCTCGGCAATTTGAAAGCCAACGGGCTCAGCATGTACGCCGATCAGAATATTCAGAACTGGTTCTTCAATACAAGCAACGATCCGCTCATCAACCATGCTGCGCTCGTCGCCCAATCCAATTTCATGTCCACCGAACCGCTCATCCAGCGATCCTATCTGATTAATTTGAAGCACGATCTTGTCGTCGATTCCAAAGCCGGAATCGTCCGCAATGAATCCTTCGCCGACCAGCGCATGCTGGAGCGCGTGGAGTCATTCCACCCCCAATATTTGCGCTTCTTTAATCATTCGCTGGATGGCTCGGACTCCCTGGCTCTTATTCTGCCTGCAACCCCCGAGAAGCCGTCCGACTACTATCTCGTGCTGCTCGTTGATAAACCGCTGCTGTCGAAGCTTCTGTTCGGCCAAACAGTCTCTTCGGAGCAAGACATTCGGATACTCGACGAGCAAGGGCAACTTCTATTGGGCGCGTCCAATCCCGCGCTGAGCGGACTGCTTTATCAAGCGAGCCGAGAGCAGCAGGTTAGCGATTTCCAAGTTCGGCTCCCCCATCAGAGATGGTTCGTCAATACAGCCAAGCTGACTACTGAAAATTGGTCGGTATACTATTCGAACGAGTATCATATTTTGACACGCCATATCTCCTTATTCCAACAAAAATTGATAACGTATACATTGCTGCTACTGGCACTCCTCTCCTTGTTGTTCTTCTGGAGTTCTCGCCGTTCCTTGCGCTCCATCACCTTCTTGTCGGAAAAGCTGAAGGGAAAGGTTGCGTTCGCAAACTCCACGTCTGATGCCAAGCCGGATATCCAATGGATCCACGACGGCATCGATATGCTGCTGAACAATGTGGAACAGCTTCATGAATCCATGAGAAACCAATCCGAGCTCGTTCGAACGGAGCTTCTCGCCCAGTGGATGCTCCACGGGACGCCGGGTACCAAGAGCTACGAATATATTCAGACCAAGACCAAACTGGCCTCCTGTGAATCTCTGTTTTTGGCCGTCCTTCGGATCGAAGCCTATACCGTCTTTTGCGAACGTTACGATTTCCCCTCCCGGAAATTGATCAAGTACGCCATACGCAATATTAGCGAAGAAGTGATTGGAGCAGGTTCTTATGCGGCCGAAGGCTTGGATATGGGCGGCGACCATATCATTCTGGTCATTGGGGGCCATGCATCCGGCGAGCTTCAACTACAACGTCTTCTGGAGGAGACCCAGAATCAGGTAGCATGCATCCTAAACGTTGATACAACCGCCGCAGTCAGCAATGCCTATGACTTTGGCGCCAATATCCGAAATATCTATGACCATATCTACGAATTGACGAAGCTGCGATTTCTTAACGGAGAGAAGCAAATTTTTCTGGAGAGCGATTATGAAGAGTTCATGGCAGGGTATCCTTCTGCATCTGAGGCGCTGGAGACAGCCGAGATCATTAAGGCGATTCGCCGCGGCCGCCCGGAGACCGCGCTCGTTCTGCTGCGTCAGCAGATGAAGCATGTCCATGAGATGCCTTATCGCGACTGTAAGCTTAACCTGACCTACTTTACCTACGATCTGCTCAAGAACTTCAACAAGTCCAGCGTCCTGCACGAAATCAGCAGCATCCAACAATTGCTGGAGCGGTACAGCACGCTGTCCGAGTTTCAAGCATGGCTGGAGAGCATCGTCACGATGCTCGCATCCGAGACCGAAGTTCCGAAATCCTCGAGCCGCAAGGAAGAGATCGTCTTGGAGATCAAAGAGTATGTGGACAACCACTTGCAGGATGCGCAATTGTCGATCGAACAGGTAGCCGACAATTTTTCCTTCTCCGTCAGCTATATCCGGCAGCTATTCAAGGAAATCATGAACGTATCATTGTCCGAGTACATCCTTCAGGAACGAATCGGGAGAGTCAAGGAAAAACTGACATCCAGCCAGCTCTCGGTGCTGGAGATCGCTGATCAATGCGGCTTCATATCCAAAGGGCATTTTTTCTCCGCATTCAAGAAGTTCACAAATCTCACTCCGAAACAGTATCGGGAAATCCACGGAGACTCCGCCGGTAAAGATGTCGCTTCTCCCAGCTTATCATGGAGAAGCGGCAGCTAG
- a CDS encoding extracellular solute-binding protein, with translation MAKSKRKFLVTALLGLAIALSGCSGSGGDASAPGDAGETGDPSLEPVTLEVVIPGAKGANYDEVLTEVNKRLKAEINTQVKFTFVDFADLNQKTNVMLASGESVDLMFDAPWLHLDTMASQGYYEELSELLDQYGPNVKKTRPQQMWDANKINGNIYGVPLGSAYTQQRSIFIRKDLREQLNLPPVKTYEDLKAYLYAVRDSNSGITPLLAGADDVTYSWVNWLIRDDTGVNIRPTNFAGASLMLYYKGNDGKVYNFFETQEPKIWSGIQDVRQLFVDKVMSQDVLTNKSSPGDMQLQNKVAATPQMAFGIPKTYNDQLKQVVPDGELEAVRLFDLTPGKNLSNYKMDNFICIVKTSKHKDRAMMFLDWANRQENYDLLEHGIEGVNWKAVGEHQYDTLNNDGGIVSFQLMLNPTLEREWAGIDEETREYSQFITQADNFTKDIMTGFTFDPTPVKNEVAQFATIQAKYYSGLFNGALDPDEYFARFKTEGEAVLKQIQTELQNQVDAFLAK, from the coding sequence ATGGCCAAATCAAAACGCAAATTCTTGGTGACGGCGCTGCTCGGACTAGCCATCGCTTTGTCCGGATGCTCCGGATCCGGCGGGGATGCCTCCGCGCCGGGCGATGCAGGGGAAACCGGCGATCCGTCCCTTGAACCGGTCACTTTGGAGGTTGTCATTCCGGGGGCAAAGGGAGCTAACTATGACGAGGTGCTGACCGAAGTCAACAAGCGATTAAAAGCCGAAATCAATACGCAGGTTAAATTTACATTTGTCGACTTTGCCGATCTAAATCAGAAGACCAACGTCATGCTGGCTTCGGGAGAGAGCGTGGATTTGATGTTTGATGCCCCGTGGCTGCATTTGGACACGATGGCTTCCCAGGGCTATTACGAAGAATTAAGCGAACTGCTGGACCAATACGGCCCTAATGTGAAAAAGACGAGGCCGCAACAAATGTGGGACGCGAACAAAATTAACGGTAACATCTACGGTGTTCCCTTGGGAAGCGCCTATACCCAACAGAGATCGATTTTCATACGAAAGGACCTGAGGGAGCAGTTAAACTTGCCGCCCGTAAAGACGTATGAAGATCTAAAAGCTTATCTCTACGCCGTTCGTGACAGTAACTCCGGCATCACGCCGCTCCTCGCGGGCGCCGACGACGTCACCTACAGCTGGGTCAACTGGCTGATCCGGGACGATACCGGCGTCAACATTCGTCCAACGAATTTTGCTGGCGCCAGCTTGATGCTGTATTACAAGGGCAACGATGGAAAGGTCTATAACTTTTTTGAAACCCAGGAACCAAAGATCTGGTCCGGCATCCAGGATGTCCGCCAGCTGTTCGTTGACAAAGTCATGTCGCAGGACGTTTTGACGAATAAAAGCAGCCCGGGAGACATGCAGCTCCAGAACAAAGTTGCGGCCACGCCCCAAATGGCCTTTGGCATTCCCAAAACGTACAACGACCAGTTGAAGCAGGTCGTGCCCGATGGAGAGCTGGAAGCCGTCCGTCTATTCGATCTGACGCCTGGAAAGAACCTATCCAATTACAAAATGGATAATTTCATCTGTATTGTGAAGACGAGCAAACATAAAGACCGTGCGATGATGTTCCTCGATTGGGCCAACCGGCAGGAGAATTATGATTTGTTGGAGCACGGCATCGAAGGCGTGAACTGGAAAGCGGTCGGCGAGCATCAATACGACACGTTGAACAACGATGGCGGCATTGTCTCGTTCCAGCTCATGTTGAATCCAACGTTAGAGCGGGAGTGGGCCGGTATCGACGAAGAGACCCGAGAGTATAGTCAATTCATTACGCAAGCCGACAACTTCACGAAGGATATCATGACCGGCTTCACTTTCGATCCGACGCCGGTGAAGAACGAAGTGGCCCAGTTCGCGACCATTCAGGCCAAATATTATAGCGGATTATTTAACGGCGCGCTTGATCCGGACGAATACTTCGCCAGATTCAAAACGGAAGGCGAAGCGGTGCTGAAGCAAATCCAGACTGAACTACAGAATCAGGTAGACGCCTTCTTGGCAAAATAA
- a CDS encoding response regulator transcription factor, translated as MPTILVADDDANIRELVCLFLRNDGFTTVEAADGKEALSVYGSTPVDLVVLDIMMPMMDGWTLCKELRRANPDLPLLMLTARGETWEKVKGFELGTDDYLTKPFDPLELTVRVKALLKRYRIGSTQTIQFGNVILDRQTYKVSSGAETFTLPLKEFELLYKLAGTPGQVYTREQLIDQIWGIDYAGDDRTVDVHIKRLRERFATTTDFRIETVRGLGYRLEVYE; from the coding sequence ATGCCTACTATACTGGTTGCTGACGACGACGCGAACATTCGCGAACTCGTCTGTTTATTTCTACGCAATGACGGATTCACCACAGTCGAGGCGGCTGACGGCAAGGAAGCGCTCAGCGTCTATGGCTCGACGCCCGTCGATCTTGTCGTGCTTGATATTATGATGCCGATGATGGATGGCTGGACGTTATGCAAGGAGCTTCGAAGAGCCAATCCGGATTTGCCGCTGCTTATGCTGACGGCGAGAGGAGAAACCTGGGAAAAAGTAAAGGGTTTCGAGCTTGGGACGGACGACTATTTAACGAAACCATTCGATCCGTTGGAGTTGACGGTCCGCGTTAAGGCATTGCTGAAACGATATCGGATCGGCTCCACGCAGACGATCCAGTTCGGCAACGTCATTCTCGACAGGCAGACCTATAAGGTGAGCAGCGGGGCGGAGACGTTCACGCTGCCGCTCAAAGAGTTCGAATTGCTGTACAAGCTCGCTGGGACACCCGGACAAGTCTATACACGCGAGCAGCTGATCGATCAGATTTGGGGAATCGACTACGCAGGAGATGATCGAACGGTGGATGTGCATATTAAACGTCTTCGCGAAAGGTTCGCAACGACGACGGATTTCCGGATCGAAACGGTGCGCGGGCTGGGGTACCGGCTCGAGGTCTATGAATGA
- a CDS encoding sensor histidine kinase, with translation MIRSLYIRVVLTFLVSVIGGTILSFFMSTWMFKEQLNENAQINLRNFGQDVVRIYKTLPLREADLFVSEMKQLDSYYIRIYEAAGQFQAYGKLNGHKPAEVTMDKLQQVIEGGVVQDTQKGIATVLLGLPLKTETGTKAMFLEMLAPPSASFVVKWGSIFATSSLITGSLLILIASIYLVRPIKKLTKATRRIAAGDFSVKLNIKQTSELGTLARSFEDMMHELQQLEQLRREFVTNVSHEVQSPLTSISGYAQALKQVNLSDDERRRYLDIIIAEAKRMSKMSDNLLKLSLLESQSQQLGLSTLSLDEQIRRVIVALQPQWAARSIQFELDLQPVKVTADHDQLNQVWTNIIGNSIKFSKDGGVINVSIKQDMNNVTVRISDTGIGISPEDQKRIFERFFKTDRSRSRKYEGSGMGLAIVKQIVSLHQADIRVESEPGQGTTFIVTLPIMTPAN, from the coding sequence ATGATCAGATCCTTATATATTCGAGTAGTCCTGACGTTTCTAGTGTCCGTCATCGGGGGCACGATCCTTTCGTTTTTTATGTCTACTTGGATGTTCAAGGAACAATTGAACGAGAACGCGCAAATCAACTTACGCAACTTCGGTCAAGACGTCGTCCGGATATACAAGACACTGCCGTTACGCGAAGCCGACTTGTTCGTTAGTGAAATGAAGCAGCTCGATTCCTATTATATCCGCATCTACGAAGCGGCGGGCCAGTTCCAGGCTTACGGCAAGCTTAACGGACACAAGCCTGCTGAAGTAACGATGGATAAACTACAGCAAGTAATCGAAGGAGGCGTTGTTCAAGACACGCAGAAAGGCATTGCTACGGTGCTTTTAGGGCTGCCGTTGAAAACGGAAACGGGAACGAAAGCGATGTTCCTGGAAATGCTCGCCCCTCCTTCTGCCTCTTTTGTCGTCAAATGGGGATCGATCTTTGCTACCAGTTCGTTGATTACAGGGAGTTTATTGATCCTGATTGCCTCCATCTACTTGGTAAGGCCGATCAAAAAGCTGACAAAAGCGACCCGACGCATTGCAGCCGGAGATTTCAGCGTCAAGCTGAATATTAAGCAAACAAGCGAGCTGGGTACACTGGCTCGCAGCTTTGAAGACATGATGCACGAGCTCCAGCAGTTGGAGCAGCTGCGCAGGGAATTCGTAACGAACGTGTCGCACGAGGTGCAATCGCCGCTCACCTCGATTTCCGGGTATGCTCAAGCGCTGAAGCAGGTAAATCTCTCGGATGACGAGCGAAGACGTTATCTGGATATTATCATCGCTGAAGCGAAGCGAATGTCCAAAATGAGCGACAACCTGCTCAAGCTGAGTTTGCTTGAATCCCAGTCACAGCAGCTGGGGCTCAGCACGCTCAGCCTGGATGAACAGATCAGACGGGTCATCGTGGCGCTCCAGCCGCAATGGGCTGCCCGCAGCATTCAGTTTGAGCTTGATTTGCAGCCCGTTAAAGTTACGGCCGATCATGATCAATTAAACCAGGTATGGACGAACATCATTGGCAACAGCATCAAATTCTCAAAGGATGGCGGCGTGATTAACGTCAGCATCAAACAAGACATGAATAACGTGACCGTCCGAATATCCGATACGGGCATAGGGATTTCCCCGGAGGATCAGAAGCGCATATTCGAACGTTTCTTTAAAACCGACCGTTCCCGCAGTCGTAAATATGAGGGCAGCGGCATGGGACTCGCCATTGTTAAGCAGATCGTATCGCTTCATCAAGCCGATATCCGAGTGGAAAGCGAACCTGGCCAAGGAACGACCTTCATCGTCACCTTGCCAATCATGACGCCGGCGAATTAG